The Urbifossiella limnaea nucleotide sequence TGGAACACCTGGCGGCTGTCGGTCTCGCCGCCGAGGGGGGCGTCGCCGTCGGCCGCGGCGCGCTGGAGCCACTGGGGCACCGCGTCCTCGTGGACGCGCACGGTGCGGGCCGGCACGCCGGCGCGGCGGAAGTACTTCTGCGCGAGGATGTCCACCGCCACCTGCGACCACCCGGCCGGGACCATCACGTCCTTCATCTCGAACACCACCGACCCGTTCGGGTTGACGATCTTCGAGGTCCGCGGGGCGAAGGTGATCCCGGCGAACGGGTCCTGGCCTTCGCGGGTGAAGCGACGAGTGATCTGCATCTGCGAATCCGCCTCTGGGTAACCCGACCCGCGGTGTCGCGCGCGGCCGGACTTCATCTTGCCTTCACGCCGGACGTGGGGGATCGTGAGTCGCTGCCCCGGCGCCCGGAAGTTCCCCGCCGGGAGCGCTAATGCCGCGCCAACCGAAACACCCGGTACGACTCACCGGAGTGGAATGGTCAACCGGCACCCGTGGGTGGAACAATGCCGCTCCGTGGCAGGTGCTGCGAGGCTCGGCGTTGGGTTTGAGCGATTTGATCCCGGGTGACGTTGTATGCCGCGCCAGCCGACCGCGGGGTCCGCTGCGCGGAAGCACCCGCAGCGAGCCGACGAGAAACGCGGCAAACGGTAATGAGCTCCTGTTCGGGGATAAGTCGCTCTTTTCATGTTTGATGCCGGAAACCCGCTCCACCCCCACTGTAGCGCCAGGTACCCGACTCTTGACAGGGCTTTTTTCGGTCCCGGCAGGGCCGCGGCAGAAGAATACTCGGCTGCGATTGGGGCCCGCCATCCGTGTTGCGACAGAAGACTCTCAAGCTACCACCAAGGCTGCCCGTGAGGCTGCAAGACCCGACGATCTGCTCACAATTCCCCCCGACGGGTGCGAATGCCGGTGTTGCGGCCTCTGGGCCGTAGTTTCCGTCTCGCTTTGCCACTCGGTGTGGCGAGCGAACACGCCGCGACCGACGGTCGAAATCACAGGTGCGGTCGGAGGCCGTTCCTCGGCAGGTGTCGTTGTCGTATCCTGCCCGGAACGCCCACCCGGTGCGCCGGGTGCGCGTCGTCGCCCGGCGGAACGGAGGCTGCCCATGCGCGTGCTCATCACCGGTGGGGCCGGGTTCATCGGCTCACACCTCTGCGAGCGGTTCCTGGCCGACGGCCACACCGTGGTGGCCGTCGACAACCTGCTCACCGGCCGCCTGGAAAATCTCGACCCGTTCCGCGCCGACCCGCGGTTCCGGTTCGTCGGCCACGACATCTCCGCCCTGCTGAAGGTGAAGGAACCGCTGGACGCGGTTCTCCACTTCGCAAGCCCGGCGAGCCCGGTGGACTACCTGGAACTGCCGATTCAGACGCTCAAGGTGGGCTCGCTCGGCACCCACAACGCCCTCGGCATCGCCAAGGCGCACGGGGCGCGGTTCCTGCTGGCGAGCACTTCCGAGGTGTACGGCGACCCGCTCGAACACCCGCAGACGGAGGCGTACTGGGGGAACGTGAACCCGGTGGGCGTGCGCGGCGTGTACGACGAGGCGAAGCGGTTCGCCGAGTCGATGACGATGGCCTACCACCGCGTCCACGGGCTGAACACGCACATCGTCCGCATTTTCAACACGTACGGCCCGCGGATGCGGCTGAAGGACGGCCGGGTTCTTCCAAACTTCATGGACCAAGCTCTACGCGGCGAACCGCTGACCGTGTACGGTGACGGCTCGCAGACCCGCAGTTTCTGCTACGTGACAGATCTGGTAGAGGGCATCGTCCGGCTGCTGATGACGGACGAGCACGACCCGGTGAACGTCGGTAACCCGGCGGAGATCACCATCCGCCAGTTCGCGGAGGAGATTCTGGCCCTGTGCGGCCGGCCGGGGACGGTCGAGTACCGGCCACTCCCGCAGGACGACCCGAAGGTGCGCCAGCCGGACATCACCCGCGCCCGCCGGTTGTTGGGGTGGGAGCCGAAAGTGGACCGCGGCGAGGGGCTGAGGCGCACCATGGAGTACTTCCGCGGACTCGTCCGGGTGTGACCGGAGGCGTCGAAGAGATCGTTTTCGAGGAGGCACGCCCGTGCCCTCGCCGTCGCCGGTGGACCCGCGTGTGATACTTGCCGCCGAGCGGACCCTCCTCGCGTGGGTTCGGACCGGCCTTGCACTGATGGGGTTCGGGTTCGTCGTGGCCCGGTTCGGCCTGTTCCTGCGCGAGTTGGCCGCGGCCCGCGCCGGACCCGTACCCGATGGCCCCGTCGGATCGATGTGGCTCGGCGTCGGCCTGGTACTGTTCGGCGTTTTCGTGCTCGGGCTGGCCGGGTGGCGGCACTGGCGCTACACGTCCACGCTCCTGAGAGGTGGCGACAACGCCGCGCCCGGTCAGGGGTTCGGGCTCCTGGTGGCGACGGTTCTGGCCGCAGGCGGGCTCGGGCTCGCGGCGTATCTGTTGGGGACACCGTGACTTCAGTGGGGCACGAGTACCCGTCGTACTCGGGTGCTGGAATCGCAGCCGTCGCGCGCCTACGGTAACAGGAGGATTACCCCTTGCTCCCGCTCCGGAAGCGTCTCGCGGCCGAAGCACTCGGCACGTTCGCACTCGTGTTTGCCGGTACCACCGCCGTCGTCGTCAACTCCACCGGGGCGGTGTCGCACGTCGGTGTGGCTCTCACCTTCGGTCTCGTCGTGTTCGCCCTCATCGCAGCACTCGGCGACGTGTCCGGGGCACACCTGAACCCGGCCGTAACCCTCGCGTTCCGCCTCGCCCGCCGCTTCCCGGGCCGCGAAGTGCTGCCGTATATTGCCGCCCAGTGCGCCGGGGCACTCGCGGCGAGCCTCACGGTGCGGCTCCTGTTCCCCGAAGCCATCAGCCTCGGCGGTACGACGCCGTCGGGTTCCGAAACGCAGTCGTGGGCGCTCGAACTGCTGCTCACGGCCGGGCTCATGTTCGTGATTCTGGGTGTCTCCACTGGCGCCAAAGAGAAGGGGATCACGGCCGGGCTGGCGATCGGCGGCGTCGTCGCGCTCGAGGCGCTGTTTGCCGGGCCGGTCAGCGGCGCGTCGATGAACCCGGCCCGGTCACTCGGCCCGGCGCTGGTCGCCGGCCAACTCGGCGGGCTGTGGCTGTACCTGACGGCCCCCGTCGTCGGCGCCGCGCTTGCCGTCCCCGCGTGCCGCTGCGTCCGCGAGCCCGGCTGCTGTTCCGCCCCCGCCCCGGAGTGACGCGATGCTACTGAGCGAGTTCACGACGCTGCTGACCGCCCACCCCGCGGCCGGGCTCCACCTGATGCTCCCCGACGGCGACTTTGTCCCCGCCCACTTCCACGTTACCGAGGTGGGGCGGGTGGCGAAGGACTTCATTGACTGCGGCGGTGAGCGGCGCTCGACCCGCAGTTGCGTCCTTCAGGTGTGGGTGGCCGACGACACCGCCCACCGGCTCCTCGCAGGCAAGCTGGCGCGGATTATCCAGCTCGGCGCGCCGGTGCTCGGCGCGGACGACCTGCCCGTCGAGGTCGAGTACGACGCCGGCGTCATCACCCAGCTGCCGGTGACGGGCGCTGAGGTGACCCCCGCCGGGCTGCTGTTCCACCTCGGTGGGAAGCACACGGCCTGCCTCGCCCCGGACCGCTGCGGCGTGTCCGGGTGTTCCTGACTTTCCCGGAGGGTTCCGCGTGGGCGACGTGAAGCGCGTGCTGTTCGTGTGCGTCGAGAACGCCAACCGAAGCCAGATGGCCGAGGCCTTCGCCCGGATGCTCGGCGGCCCCGCCGTCGAGGCGTACAGTTCCGGCTCGCGGCCGTCGGGGGTCGTGAACCCGAAGGCGATCGCGGCGATGGCTGAGCTGGGGTACGACCTGACGAAGCACGGGTCGAAGTCCCTCACCGAGTTGCCGGACGTGCCGTTCGACTTCGTCGCCACGATGGGCTGCGGCGACGCCTGCCCGCTCGTCCGCGCGGCCGTCCGCGCCGACTGGCAGATCCCCGACCCGAAGCACATGCCGCCGGAAGAATTCCGGGCCGTCCGCGACCTGATCCGCGGCAAGGTGCGCGAGGCGCTCGAGAGCATCGGCGTGGCCGTGACTGCGTAAACTGGAAGGGACGCACCCTCCCCGTGGGCCGCACATGGCGACGCTCGTCCAGGCCGTCCGGATGGCCCTCCACTACGGCGAGACGCACCTCGGCGTCACCGACATCTTCGGCGAGGACGTGGGGCCGCCGCTCGGCGGCGTCTTCACCGCCACGCAGGGGCTGAAGACCGCCTGGAACTCGCCGCTCGACGAGCGCGGCATCCTTGGTACGGCGATGGGCATCGCCTACGCCGGCGGTCGGCCGGTGTGCGAGATTCAGTTCGCCGACTACGCCTTCAACGCCATCGACGTGTTCAAGATCGCCGGTAACCAGCGCTGGGCCGGCGCCGGCGGGTACGACATGCCCATCGTCGTGATGACGCCCAACGGGGCCGGCATCCGCGGCAGCCTGTACCACTCGCACAGCTTCGAGAGCTGGGCCAGCCGGCTCGGCGGGTGGAAGGTGGTCATGCCGTCCAACCCGCTCGACGCCTACGGCCTCGTCACCGCCGCCATTCTCGACCCGAACCCCGTGCTGGTGCTGCTGCCGAAGGCGCTGCTGCGGGTGAAGGGCGACAAACTCCTCCCCGGCGAGCCGGCCGACGCGGAGGAGTTGGCGCGGATGATCGACGCGCCGATCGGCGACCGTTCGGCGTGGAAGCCGCAGTGGCCGGCCCTTCGGGAGTACGTCGTCCCCATCGGCCAGGCCGATCTGATCCGCGAGGGCAGCGCCGGTACAGTGGTGAGCTACGGCCGGCCGCTGCCGCTGTGCGCGCAGGCGGCCGACGAGCTGGCCCTCGAGGCCGGCCACGGCTTCGACGTGATCGACCTGCGGAGCATCTTCCCGTACGACTGGCCGCTGCTCTCGGCGAGCGTCCTGAAGACGGGCCGCTTGCTGATTGTCAACGAAGACACCGAGGTGACGAACTTCGGCGAGCACCTGCTTCGTCGCGTCGTCGACGAGCACTTCTACGACCTGGCGGTGCGGCCGCGGTGCCTCATGGGGAAGCACCTGCCAGGCATCGGGATGAACACGGTGTACGAGTCGAACAGCGTGCCGCAACTCGCGGACATCAAGGGGGCGATGCGCGAGCTGGCGAACGAGCCGGCGTGACTACCGCTTGCCGTTCGGGTAGACGGCCCCGACCACGCCCTTGAACTCGTCCGGCGACAGTTTCTTGTTGCCGTCGGCGTCCAGGCTCTTGAACACGAACGGCAGGTCCGGCGCCTCGGCCTCCTTCCCCTTCTTGCCCCTCGGCGCCGGCTCGACCGACAGGATGCGGCCGAACTCCTCGCCGTCGAGGAACAGGTCCTTGTTGGCGTCGAGCTTATTGAACAAGGCGCCGGTGTTCAGCGGCTCGAACTTGGCCTTGGCCTTGGCCGTCGCCTTCACGGTCGCCTTGGTCTTGGCCGTGGCCTTCGTCTTCGCCTTGTCCTGGGCGTCGAGTGGGTCGGAACCGATCAGCAGAACCGCCGCCAGAGTCGCCCCCCCGGCCACCGTAACTCGCGCGAACATGGTCGTGTCTCCTGACGATGCGGCCCGTGTCTACGGACGTGATACCCGTTGGAACCCCAGACGGTCCGTCGGGTTCCGCCTCCGGGACGGATTTGGTGAAACCCGCCGCAGACCCCCTGGGGTAACTCCTGACGCGCCTCCCTTTCCCGGACCGCCCCATGATCCGCTCGGCCGCTCTCGTTGCGTTACTCGCACTCGCGCCGGCCGCCCGCGCCGACACCCCCGACCCGCTCCGCTTCGTTTCCGCGAAGGCGGGTTTCTTCTTGAAGGTCGAACGCCCCCGGGCCTTGGCCGAGGTTGTCACCGGCCTCGATGCCGTGAGGGCCGCTCCGACGCTCGGCCCCGTTCGCGACGTTCTCGACGGCCCGGTCGTCCGCCGCGGGTTGCAACTACTCGGCTTCGTCGAACGTGAGCTCGGGGCGAAGTGGCCCGAACTACTCGACCAACTCGCCGGTGGTGGGGCGGTCGTGGCCGGCACACTCGGCGAGGGGAATCAACCGGCGCTGCTCGTCGTACAGGGGACGGAAGAGGTCGCGGTCCGGAAGGGGTTCGACCTGTTGATCCGGGCTCTGGACGACGAACTGGCCCGGCAGGGGTCGAAGGAGAAGGTCGGCCGCGGCACGCAGGCCGGGGTCGACACCGCCCGGCTCGGGAAGGATTTTTTCGCCGCCCGCGTCGGGGCCGCGCTGCTGATCTCCAATCGCGCCGAGGTGCTGGCTTCGGCGCTCGCGCAGCCTACGGACAGGGCCGGGTCGCTCGCCGTGAAGCCGAGCGTGGCCGCGGCTCGGGGGGCGCTGCCGGCCGACCCGCTGGCGTGGGTGTGGGTCGATTTCGCCGCCGTCCGCTCTGCGCAGGCCACTCGCGACTTTCTCGACAGCACCCGCAACGACTTCCTCTTCCAGATGGTCTTGGGTGGCACGATGGCGTCGCTGCGGCAGTCCGACTTCGTCGCCGCCGGGCTCCACCGCGAGGGGCGTGGGCTGCGCTTCGCGGTGCGGCTGCCGGGTGGTCGCGGCGGCTTCCCCGACGGGTACGCCCTCCACACGCCGGCCGCCGGCGGCCCCGGCTCGCTGCCGCTGCTCGAGCCGCCGGGCGTGGTGTACAGCCAGAGCTTCTACCTCGACTTCGGCCACGCCTGGGCCAAGCGCGGCGACCTGTTCACCGCCGAGATGGTCGGGCAACTCGACAAGGCGAACGCCGACCTGTCGAAGTTGCTGCCGGGCTCGGCCAAGTTCGGCGAACTCCTGGAGGCGTGGGGGCCGCACCACCGGCTCGTCGTCGTGAACCGGCCGACACAGCCGTACAAGACGACCCCCGG carries:
- a CDS encoding UDP-glucuronic acid decarboxylase family protein, with the protein product MRVLITGGAGFIGSHLCERFLADGHTVVAVDNLLTGRLENLDPFRADPRFRFVGHDISALLKVKEPLDAVLHFASPASPVDYLELPIQTLKVGSLGTHNALGIAKAHGARFLLASTSEVYGDPLEHPQTEAYWGNVNPVGVRGVYDEAKRFAESMTMAYHRVHGLNTHIVRIFNTYGPRMRLKDGRVLPNFMDQALRGEPLTVYGDGSQTRSFCYVTDLVEGIVRLLMTDEHDPVNVGNPAEITIRQFAEEILALCGRPGTVEYRPLPQDDPKVRQPDITRARRLLGWEPKVDRGEGLRRTMEYFRGLVRV
- a CDS encoding YidH family protein — protein: MPSPSPVDPRVILAAERTLLAWVRTGLALMGFGFVVARFGLFLRELAAARAGPVPDGPVGSMWLGVGLVLFGVFVLGLAGWRHWRYTSTLLRGGDNAAPGQGFGLLVATVLAAGGLGLAAYLLGTP
- a CDS encoding aquaporin, which translates into the protein MLPLRKRLAAEALGTFALVFAGTTAVVVNSTGAVSHVGVALTFGLVVFALIAALGDVSGAHLNPAVTLAFRLARRFPGREVLPYIAAQCAGALAASLTVRLLFPEAISLGGTTPSGSETQSWALELLLTAGLMFVILGVSTGAKEKGITAGLAIGGVVALEALFAGPVSGASMNPARSLGPALVAGQLGGLWLYLTAPVVGAALAVPACRCVREPGCCSAPAPE
- a CDS encoding DUF6428 family protein codes for the protein MLLSEFTTLLTAHPAAGLHLMLPDGDFVPAHFHVTEVGRVAKDFIDCGGERRSTRSCVLQVWVADDTAHRLLAGKLARIIQLGAPVLGADDLPVEVEYDAGVITQLPVTGAEVTPAGLLFHLGGKHTACLAPDRCGVSGCS
- a CDS encoding arsenate reductase ArsC, with amino-acid sequence MGDVKRVLFVCVENANRSQMAEAFARMLGGPAVEAYSSGSRPSGVVNPKAIAAMAELGYDLTKHGSKSLTELPDVPFDFVATMGCGDACPLVRAAVRADWQIPDPKHMPPEEFRAVRDLIRGKVREALESIGVAVTA
- a CDS encoding alpha-ketoacid dehydrogenase subunit beta, producing MATLVQAVRMALHYGETHLGVTDIFGEDVGPPLGGVFTATQGLKTAWNSPLDERGILGTAMGIAYAGGRPVCEIQFADYAFNAIDVFKIAGNQRWAGAGGYDMPIVVMTPNGAGIRGSLYHSHSFESWASRLGGWKVVMPSNPLDAYGLVTAAILDPNPVLVLLPKALLRVKGDKLLPGEPADAEELARMIDAPIGDRSAWKPQWPALREYVVPIGQADLIREGSAGTVVSYGRPLPLCAQAADELALEAGHGFDVIDLRSIFPYDWPLLSASVLKTGRLLIVNEDTEVTNFGEHLLRRVVDEHFYDLAVRPRCLMGKHLPGIGMNTVYESNSVPQLADIKGAMRELANEPA
- a CDS encoding EF-hand domain-containing protein, which produces MFARVTVAGGATLAAVLLIGSDPLDAQDKAKTKATAKTKATVKATAKAKAKFEPLNTGALFNKLDANKDLFLDGEEFGRILSVEPAPRGKKGKEAEAPDLPFVFKSLDADGNKKLSPDEFKGVVGAVYPNGKR